In Felis catus isolate Fca126 chromosome C2, F.catus_Fca126_mat1.0, whole genome shotgun sequence, a single window of DNA contains:
- the MFN1 gene encoding mitofusin-1 isoform X1 — MAETASPLKHFVLAKKAITAIFDQLLEFVTEGSHFVEATYKNPELDQIATEDDLIEIQGYKNKLSIIGEVLSRRHMKVAFFGRTSSGKSSVINAMLWDKVLPSGIGHTTNCFLSVEGTDGDKAYLMTEGSDEKKSVKTVNQLAHALHMDKDLKAGCLVHVFWPKAKCALLRDDLVLVDSPGTDVTTELDSWIDKFCLDADVFVLVANSESTLMNTEKQFFHKVNERLSKPNIFILNNRWDASASEPEYMEDVRRQHMERCLHFLVEELKVVDPLEAQNRIFFVSAKEVLTARKHKAQGMPEGGGALAEGFQARLQEFQNFEQIFEECISQSAVRTKFEQHTIRAKQILDTVKIIMDSVNVAAAEKRVYSMEEREDQIDRLDFIRNQMNLLTLDVKKKIREVTEEVANKVSCAMTDEICRLSVLVDEFCSEFHPTPSVLKVYKNELNKHIEDGMGRNLADRCTSEVNASMLQSQQEIIENLKPLLPAGIQNKLHTLIPCKKFDLSYDLNCHKLCSDFQEDIVFRFSLGWSSLVHRFLGPTNAQRVLLGLSEPIFQLPRSLASTPTAPTNPATPDNASQEELMVTLITGLASLTSRTSMGIIVVGGVIWKTVGWKLISVSLSMYGALYLYERLTWTTRAKERAFKQQFVNYATEKLQMIVSFTSANCSHQVQQEMATTFARLCQQVDITQRHLEEEIARLSKEIDQLEKIQSNSKFLRNKAVQLENELENFTKQFLHSSNEEES, encoded by the exons CAACATACAAGAATCCAGAACTTGATCAAATAGCTACTGAGGATGATCTGATAGAAATACAGGGTTATAAAAACAAGCTTTCCATCATTGGTGAGGTGCTGTCTCGGAGGCATATGAAAGTGGCATTTTTTGGCAG GACGAGCAGTGGGAAGAGCTCTGTTATCAATGCAATGTTGTGGGATAAAGTCCTCCCTAGTGGGATTGGCCATACAACCAATTGCTTCCTGAGTGTTGAAGGAACTGATGGAGATAAAGCCTATCTTATGACAGAAGGATCAGATGAAAAAAAGAGCGTGAAG ACAGTTAATCAGCTGGCCCATGCCCTTCATATGGATAAAGACTTGAAAGCTGGCTGTCTTGTGCATGTATTTTGGCCAAAGGCAAAATGTGCCCTCTTGAGAGATGACCTGGTTTTAGTGGACAG TCCGGGTACAGATGTCACTACAGAGCTGGATAGCTGGATTGATAAATTTTGCTTAGATGCTGATGTCTTCGTTTTGGTTGCAAACTCTGAATCAACACTAATGAACACG GAAAAGCAGTTTTTTCACAAGGTAAATGAGCGACTTTCCAAacctaacattttcattttgaataatcGTTGGGATGCCTCTGCATCAGAGCCAGAATATATGGAAgat GTACGTAGacagcacatggaaagatgcctGCATTTCTTGGTGGAGGAGCTTAAAGTTGTGGATCCTTTGGAGGCACAGAATCGTATCTTCTTTGTTTCTGCAAAGGAAGTTCTTACTGCTAGAAAGCACAAAGCACAGGGGATGCCAGAAGGTG GTGGGGCACTTGCTGAAGGATTCCAGGCAAGATTACAGGAGTTTCAGAATTTTGAACAAATTTTTGAG GAGTGTATCTCGCAGTCAGCAGTGAGAACAAAGTTTGAACAGCACACTATCAGAGCTAAACAGATACTAGATACTGTGAAAATCATAATGGATTCAGTAAACGTGGCAGCAGCAGAGAAAAG GGTTTATTCAATGGAAGAGAGGGAAGATCAAATTGATAGACTGGACTTTATCCGAAACCAGATGAACCTTTTAACACtggatgttaagaaaaaaatcagggagGTTACAGAGGAGGTGGCAAACAAG GTGTCATGTGCAATGACAGATGAAATTTGCCGACTGTCTGTGTTGGTTGATGAATTTTGTTCAGAGTTTCATCCTACTCCAAGTGTAttgaaagtatataaaaat GAGTTAAATAAGCACATAGAAGATGGCATGGGAAGAAATTTAGCCGATCGGTGCACAAGCGAAGTCAATGCTTCAATGCTTCAATCCCAGCAAGAAATTATTG AAAATTTGAAGCCATTACTTCCAGCTGGTATACAAAATAAACTACATACACTGATTCCTTGCAAGAAATTTGATCTCAGCTATGACCTAAATTGCCATAAGTTATGTTCAGATTTTCAAGAGGATATTGTATTTCGTTTTTCCCTGGGCTGGTCTTCCCTTGTCCATCGTTTCCTGGGCCCAACGAATGCTCAGAGGGTGCTGCTAGGATTATCAGAGCCCATCTTCcag CTCCCCAGATCTTTAGCCTCTACTCCCACTGCTCCTACTAATCCAGCAACGCCAGACAATGCATCACAGGAAGAACTCATGGTTACCTTAATAACGGGATTAGCTTCTCTCACATCTAGAACTTCTATGGGCATCATCGTTGTTGGAGGGGTG ATTTGGAAAACTGTAGGCTGGAAACTCATATCTGTTTCATTGAGTATGTATGGAGCTTTGTATCTTTATGAAAGGCTGACCTGGACCACGCGTGCTAAGGAGAGAGCCTTTAAACAGCAGTTTGTGAACTATGCAACTGAAAAACTGCAGATGATTGTCAGCTTCACGAGTGCAAACTGTAGCCATCAAGTACAACA ggaaaTGGCAACCACTTTTGCTCGCCTGTGCCAACAAGTTGATATTACACAAAGACATCTGGAAGAAGAAATTGCTAGATTATCCAAAGAAATAGATCAACTggagaaaatacaaagcaattCAAAGTTCTTAAG aaataaagccGTTCAACTTGAAAATGAGCTGGAGAATTTTACTAAGCAGTTTCTACATTCAAGCAATGAAGAAGAATCTTAA
- the MFN1 gene encoding mitofusin-1 isoform X2, producing the protein MDKDLKAGCLVHVFWPKAKCALLRDDLVLVDSPGTDVTTELDSWIDKFCLDADVFVLVANSESTLMNTEKQFFHKVNERLSKPNIFILNNRWDASASEPEYMEDVRRQHMERCLHFLVEELKVVDPLEAQNRIFFVSAKEVLTARKHKAQGMPEGGGALAEGFQARLQEFQNFEQIFEECISQSAVRTKFEQHTIRAKQILDTVKIIMDSVNVAAAEKRVYSMEEREDQIDRLDFIRNQMNLLTLDVKKKIREVTEEVANKVSCAMTDEICRLSVLVDEFCSEFHPTPSVLKVYKNELNKHIEDGMGRNLADRCTSEVNASMLQSQQEIIENLKPLLPAGIQNKLHTLIPCKKFDLSYDLNCHKLCSDFQEDIVFRFSLGWSSLVHRFLGPTNAQRVLLGLSEPIFQLPRSLASTPTAPTNPATPDNASQEELMVTLITGLASLTSRTSMGIIVVGGVIWKTVGWKLISVSLSMYGALYLYERLTWTTRAKERAFKQQFVNYATEKLQMIVSFTSANCSHQVQQEMATTFARLCQQVDITQRHLEEEIARLSKEIDQLEKIQSNSKFLRNKAVQLENELENFTKQFLHSSNEEES; encoded by the exons ATGGATAAAGACTTGAAAGCTGGCTGTCTTGTGCATGTATTTTGGCCAAAGGCAAAATGTGCCCTCTTGAGAGATGACCTGGTTTTAGTGGACAG TCCGGGTACAGATGTCACTACAGAGCTGGATAGCTGGATTGATAAATTTTGCTTAGATGCTGATGTCTTCGTTTTGGTTGCAAACTCTGAATCAACACTAATGAACACG GAAAAGCAGTTTTTTCACAAGGTAAATGAGCGACTTTCCAAacctaacattttcattttgaataatcGTTGGGATGCCTCTGCATCAGAGCCAGAATATATGGAAgat GTACGTAGacagcacatggaaagatgcctGCATTTCTTGGTGGAGGAGCTTAAAGTTGTGGATCCTTTGGAGGCACAGAATCGTATCTTCTTTGTTTCTGCAAAGGAAGTTCTTACTGCTAGAAAGCACAAAGCACAGGGGATGCCAGAAGGTG GTGGGGCACTTGCTGAAGGATTCCAGGCAAGATTACAGGAGTTTCAGAATTTTGAACAAATTTTTGAG GAGTGTATCTCGCAGTCAGCAGTGAGAACAAAGTTTGAACAGCACACTATCAGAGCTAAACAGATACTAGATACTGTGAAAATCATAATGGATTCAGTAAACGTGGCAGCAGCAGAGAAAAG GGTTTATTCAATGGAAGAGAGGGAAGATCAAATTGATAGACTGGACTTTATCCGAAACCAGATGAACCTTTTAACACtggatgttaagaaaaaaatcagggagGTTACAGAGGAGGTGGCAAACAAG GTGTCATGTGCAATGACAGATGAAATTTGCCGACTGTCTGTGTTGGTTGATGAATTTTGTTCAGAGTTTCATCCTACTCCAAGTGTAttgaaagtatataaaaat GAGTTAAATAAGCACATAGAAGATGGCATGGGAAGAAATTTAGCCGATCGGTGCACAAGCGAAGTCAATGCTTCAATGCTTCAATCCCAGCAAGAAATTATTG AAAATTTGAAGCCATTACTTCCAGCTGGTATACAAAATAAACTACATACACTGATTCCTTGCAAGAAATTTGATCTCAGCTATGACCTAAATTGCCATAAGTTATGTTCAGATTTTCAAGAGGATATTGTATTTCGTTTTTCCCTGGGCTGGTCTTCCCTTGTCCATCGTTTCCTGGGCCCAACGAATGCTCAGAGGGTGCTGCTAGGATTATCAGAGCCCATCTTCcag CTCCCCAGATCTTTAGCCTCTACTCCCACTGCTCCTACTAATCCAGCAACGCCAGACAATGCATCACAGGAAGAACTCATGGTTACCTTAATAACGGGATTAGCTTCTCTCACATCTAGAACTTCTATGGGCATCATCGTTGTTGGAGGGGTG ATTTGGAAAACTGTAGGCTGGAAACTCATATCTGTTTCATTGAGTATGTATGGAGCTTTGTATCTTTATGAAAGGCTGACCTGGACCACGCGTGCTAAGGAGAGAGCCTTTAAACAGCAGTTTGTGAACTATGCAACTGAAAAACTGCAGATGATTGTCAGCTTCACGAGTGCAAACTGTAGCCATCAAGTACAACA ggaaaTGGCAACCACTTTTGCTCGCCTGTGCCAACAAGTTGATATTACACAAAGACATCTGGAAGAAGAAATTGCTAGATTATCCAAAGAAATAGATCAACTggagaaaatacaaagcaattCAAAGTTCTTAAG aaataaagccGTTCAACTTGAAAATGAGCTGGAGAATTTTACTAAGCAGTTTCTACATTCAAGCAATGAAGAAGAATCTTAA